The following DNA comes from Caulobacter mirabilis.
GCCGCTGCCGTGACCGGTGAACAGGTCGATGCGGTTGCCCTTCACCGCGCCGCCGACGTCGGAGGCGTACCAGTAGCCGTCGTGCTCGCCGCCGTCGGGCATCGGCATGCCGACCGTTTCCTTGATGAACAGGATGGTGCGGCGGGGGACCAGGTTGCGGTCCGTGGCGGCGGTGCGCATCGGGACGGTGGCGCAGCCGAGCGAGTCCCGGCCGCCGACGCCCTTGGCGCCGCCATGATAGAGCGTGGCCTTCAGCATCCAGTCCGGGGCCAGGTCGCGCAGCCGAAGCCTCGGCTTGACGGGAGCGGCCTCGGAGGCGGTCGCGGCGGCGACGGCGTCCTGCGGCGTCTCGGCCGGAGTCTGGATGGAGTCCTGGATCAGCTGGCCGATGGGATCCGCGACGGAATCTCTCGGTTGCGCGTTGGCGTGCGGGGTCATGACCCCGATGGCCAGGACCGCGAGGCATGGCAGGATGCGTTTCAAGCGCCCCCCTGTTTGTTTCTCAGCGTTGGCGGGCTTTTATCCGCATCCGGCACTTGTAACAACCCGTAACAATCAACC
Coding sequences within:
- a CDS encoding 3D domain-containing protein, with the translated sequence MKRILPCLAVLAIGVMTPHANAQPRDSVADPIGQLIQDSIQTPAETPQDAVAAATASEAAPVKPRLRLRDLAPDWMLKATLYHGGAKGVGGRDSLGCATVPMRTAATDRNLVPRRTILFIKETVGMPMPDGGEHDGYWYASDVGGAVKGNRIDLFTGHGSGSMRHMMKLNMKTLTVSRVGTFEGCPKAKVGAEIASR